The genome window ACGCCCTTCAGCCCGCCCGCGGGGCTCGCGAGGACCGTCGCGACGTCGGCGGGGCGGATCTCGTCGCCGATCTCGCGGCCCGTGATCGCGGCGACCTCCTCCGGCCGGTGGACGAGCTCCTCGGTGAGCGGCTCTCCGACGACGTGCGCGCTCGCGATCGGGACGACCACGTCCGCGTTCGACGGGATCTGCGGCTCGTGGTCGCCGGGCGCCTTGAACTCCCGGAGCCGCGCCCCGTCCGCCTTCACGAGCGTCGCGCCGGGCGCGGCGTCGGCGATCTCGGCGACGGCCTCGGTGTCGTACCCGAGGTACCGGTCCGAGCGCTCGCGTTCGGGGACCAGCCCGAGCGGCCAGTCGCCGTCTCCCGCCTCGTCGAGCGCGCCCACCGGGTCCTCGGTCACGCGGACCGCGGCGACCCGGTCGTCGAATATCGGTATCCGCACGCTCGCGGTCACGACCGACCGATCGAGCCGGTCGGCGAGCGCGAACAGCGTCGACTTCTTGCCGCCCGCGCCGACGACGCAGACGGTCGCGTCGCGGGCGTCGAGCGCGGTCGTGAAGTCCATACCCGGACGTTCGCCCGCCGGCGGCCTCACTCTAACGGTCGGACCCTCGGGCGGAGGGGGAACCGCGAGGGACTCGACCCCCGCGGGCGCTCGACCCCCGCGGCGAACAGATTGATACGTCCTCGCCGCGCAGGGCATCCAAATGAGTCGGCGCCGCACCCACGTCCTCCGCGTCGACCTCTCGACGGGTGAGACCGCCCGTGAACGCGTCCCCCGCGACTGGCGACGCGACTACGTGGGCGGGAAGGGACTGGGGGCGCGCTACCTCTACGAGGAGCTGTCCCCGGGGACCGACCCGACGGCCCCGGCGAACCGCCTCGGATTCTTCGTCGGGCCGCTCGCGGGCTACCTCCCCGGCGAGACGCGCTACGCCGCGGTGACCAAGTCCCCGCTCACCGGCGGCTTCCTCGACTCGTACGCCGGCGGCGAGTTCGCCGATCGGCTCGCGGGGTCGCTCGACGACTGCCTCGGGCTGCTCGTGACGGGCGCCGCCGACCGGCCGGTCCGGATCGAGGTTGAGAGCGGCCGCGCCCGGATCGAGGCGAGCGACGCGTGGGGCGCCGACGCGGCCGAGACGGACGAGCGATTCCCGGACGCCGGCGTCGCCTGCGTCGGTCCCGCGGGCGAGCGCGAGGCGGCCTACGCGACGGTCGCGAGCGACGGCGGCGATCACCACGCGGGCCGCGGCGGCGCCGGCGCCGTGATGGGTTCGAAGCGGCTGAAGGCGGTCGTCGGCCGCGACCCGCCGCCGACGGTCCCCGACGACCTCGCTAAGCTCCGCGACCGCGACGCGGCGGCATACGGCGACGATCCGACCGGCGAGTGGCAGGCGGCCGGCGAGACGGTCGAGACGGTCGACTACGCCAACGAGGTCGGGATCCTCGCCGCGGAGGGGTGGACGGGGACCGGCTTCGACGGCGCCGACGACATCGGCGTCGAGGCCGCGCTGGAGCGCGCGACGGGGCGCGAGGCAGTTGCCGACGCCGGCCAAGGCGAGGGCCCCGCCGTCCCCGGCGGCTTCCGGATCGACACGCCCGACGGCGAGGTGGTCCCGCGCGGCGCGGCGCCGATCACGCTCGGGGCGGGCCTCGGCATCGACGACTTCGACCGCGTCGTCGACCTGTGCGGGGTCTGCGACCGGCTCGGCCTCGACGTGATCGGCGCGGGCAACGCGGTCGCGTGGGCGATCCGTGCGGGGGAGGCGGGAGTCGTCGACTGTCCGGTCTCGTTCGGCGACGCGGCGGGCGCCGAGCGCCTCTTGGAATCGATCGCGGCCCGCGAGGCGCCGCCGGACCTCGACGTCCACCCGGACCTGCCGGACGCGCTCGCCGACGGCATCGACGCCGCGGTCGCCCGGTTCGGCGGCGCGGACCTCGTGCCGACGGTGAAGTCGATGGCGCTGCCCGGCTTCGACCCCCGCGCGGCGGTCGGCGTCGCGCTCGCGTACGCGACGAGCGACCGCGGCGCGTGCCACCGCCGCGCGCGGCCGCAGGACACCGAGCCCCTGGCCCGCCCGGACCGGTCCCCGACAGACCGGGTCCGCGACGTGGTCGGCGAGCAGAACGCGCGCTCGGTGCTGTGGAGCCTCGTCGTCGACGACTTCGTCGGCGAGGCGGTCTGGACCGACCTCGGCGCCGAGTGGCTCGCGGCGGTCGACCACCCCGCGGTCGCCGATGTCGACCGCGGCGGGGACGCCGAGTGCGAGGCCGACGCCGACACGCGGAGCGACCCGGTCGCCGCGCTCGCGACGACCGGCGAGCGGATCTGGACGCTCACCCGGCTGTTCAACGCCCGCGAGGGGTTCGACCGCGACGACGACGCGCTCCCCGAGCCGCTCCGCACGGCCGCGGCCGACGGGACGCCCGGCGTCGACGTCGACGCGTTCGACCGCCTGCTGGACCGCTACTACGCGGCGCGCGGCTGGGGGGACCGCGGCCTCCCGACGCCGGCGGGGCTCGACCGCCTGGGACTCGCCGGCGTCGTCGACGACGCGACGCCGCTCGACGACCGCCCGATCGACCTCGCCGCGGCGGCCGAGTCGGACGACTGACCGAGAGAACCGGATCCAAGGGTTTTCCGGAGGCTCAGCGACGCAGCCCGCCCTCGGCCTTGATCCGCATGATGTGCCGGACGTTGAGGTAGATCTCCTCGGGCGACGTCTCCTCCTCGTCGTCGTACAGGTCCGAGACGCGGTAGAGAATCGCCGAGAGCTGCCTGCTCTCCGAGCTGTCCCCCCGAACGTCCTCGGCCACGTCCCGGAGGAACTCCCGTACCTCGTCGTCCGCGGGAAACTCCGCCTCCGACGCGTCCTCCGGGACGACCGGGTCGACGCCCGCGGCCGCGAGCGGGTCCTCGTGGTCGGCGTCGGCGCCCCCCTCGGAGGCGGAGGCGTCGTCGTCCGCGTCGGTCATCGCCCCTCGCTCACCCCGCGGCGGCGGACGACGCCGGCGTTGTTCGCGACGTTCTCGACGAGCACCTTGAACGCGTCCGCGGTCTCGCCGTCTTCCAAGACGACCGGCTCGCCGTCGTCGCCGCCGGTGCGCACCTCGGGGTCGAGCGGGATCCCGCCGAGGAACGGGAGATCGTGCTCCTGCGCGAGCGCCTTCCCGCCGCCGGAGCCGAATATCTCGTGGAAGCCGCCGCAGTCGGGACAGCGGAAGCCGGCCATGTTCTCCGCGATGCCGAGGACGTTCGTGTCGTGTTTGCCGAACATGCGGAGCCCCTTCACCGCGTCGTCGAGGGCCACGTCCTGCGGCGTCGTGACGATCACGGCCCCCGTCAAGGGGAGCGTCTGGAGGATGGTGAGCTGGGTGTCGCCGGTGCCCGGCGGCAGATCCATCACGAGGTAGTCGAGCTCACCCCACTCGACGTCCTCGACGAGCTGGGTGATGATCTTGTGGACCATCGGGCCGCGCCAGATGACGGGGTCGTCCTCGCCGGTGAGGAAGTCCATGCTCATCAGCTTCACCCCGAACCGCTCGGGGGGAACGATCGTCTCGCCGTCGGTCTCGGGGCGCTCCTCGGCCGAGACCATCCGCGGCACGTTCGGCCCGTACACGTCGGCGTCGAACAGGCCCACGCGGGCGCCGAGCTGGGAGAGCCCGGCGGCGAGGTTCACCGCGACGGTCGACTTCCCAACGCCGCCCTTCCCGGAGGCGACCGCGATCACATTCTGGACGCCGGGGAGAACCTGCTCGTCCGCCGAGAGGTCGTCCGGAATCGACGCCGACAGCTCGACGTCGAGGCCCGTATCCGCGAGCGCCTCGCGCACGTCGTCCGCGACGGCCGACTCGTTCGGCGAGAAGGGGGCGCCGAGCGCGAGCGACACACGGACCGTCCCCGCTCCCTCGTCGACCTCGACGTCGTTCACCAGCCCGAGCGAGACGATGTCGCCGCCGAGGTCGGGGTCCCGCACGTCGGCGAGCCGCTCTCGAACGTCCGCTTCGTTCATAGTCGGACGGAGGGAACTCGGTCGAATAAGGGTTCTGTACGGGCCGCGGTCGACGGTGTCGCCCGCGGCGGCTGCGAACTTGGCAACATGCTTATAGCTGGTCGTCGAACGCTTCGACGATGGCAGACCGAACCGCGTCGACCGACCGGATCCGCGTCCTCCACGTCGAAGACGACGAGGCCTTCGCCGACCTCACCGCGGCGCACTTCGAGCGACTCGCCGCCGACATCCGCCACGAGGCGGTCGGCTCCGTCGCGGCCGCGCGTCGCCGGTACCGCAGCGAGTCGTTCGACGCGATCGTCTGCGACTACGACCTCCCCGACGGCACCGGAATCGACCTCCTCGAACACGTCCGAGACGTCGACGAGGACCTGCCGTTCGTCCTCTTCACCGGGAAGGGTAGCGAGGAGGTCGCGAGCGAGGCCATCTCGGCCGGCGTGACCGACTACCTTCAAAAACGCGGCGGGAGCGACCAGTACGAGGTCCTGGTCAACCGGATCCGTAACGCGGTCGACCGGTACCGGTTGGTGCGGCAGGTCGACCGCACCGTCGAGGCGCTCAACGCCGCCAGCGAGCCGATAGGTATCCTCGGCGCCGACGGCACCTACCTGTTCGTCAACGAGGCGTACGCGTCGGTGTACGGCCGTACTCCCGCCGAGATCGTCGGCAAACACTGGGAGGCGTTCTACCCCGACGAAGAGGTCGAACGGTTCACCGACGAGATCCTCCCGCGCGTGACGGCCGAGGGGCACTGGAACGGCGAGGCCGTCGTCTGCGGGCCGGACGGCGGTCTAGTCCGCGAACGCCTCGCGCTCACGCACACGACCGACGGCGGCCACGTGTGTATCATCCGGCGAGCGGAGCCGATCGAGGAGGCCTCGGCGGACGCCCCGGGGTCGAGCGCAACCGATCCGGACGGCGCGGACTGAGCGGCGCGCCCGAGTCAGTCGATCCGGGTTCCGGCGCCCTCGCCGCGCAGGAACGGCGCCAGCCCGTCGGCGCCGAACACGTACGCCGGCGCGCCGAGCGCGAGCAGTTCTCGCACCTTCGCGGCCATGCCGCCGGAGACGTCGGTGGCGTCGCTCGCGCCGAGCGCGTCCGCGACCGCGTCGAAGTCGTCGATCTCGGCGATTACGTCCCCGTCGCCGTCGAGGACGCCGGGGACCGTCGAGCAGACCCCCACGCGACGCGCGCCGAGCCCCGCGGCGAGCTCGACGACCAGCTCGTCGCCCGAGACGACCGTCACCCCGTCGCCCGCCGTCGCCACGCCGTCGCCGTGGAGGACGGGGACGAACCCCTCGCCGAGCAGCGTCGCTGTCGACCCGAGCGGGAGGTCGAGCCCGCCGTCAGCTCCCTCCGGTCGCGCCGCGAGCGACAGCGGGTGGACGGGCACCGCCGGCACGCCGCGCTCCCGGAGCCGTTCTAACACACGCGCGTTCAGCCGCTTCATCGCGCCGTGGACCGCGGCCACCGCGTCGGCGTCGCGCGTCCCGTCGCCCGTCGACACTCCGCGCTCGCTGGCGTGGTGGTGCCCGAAGCTCCCGCCCCCGTGAACGACGACGAGCCGGCCGACGTCGCCGGCCGCGAGCGCGTCGGCGACGGCGTCGCAGGCGGCGTCGAGCGCCGCCTCGTCCAGCGTCTCCGGGCGGTCCTTCTCGGTGATCAGGCTCCCGCCGAGCTTGAGGACGACGGGGGGTGCGGCGTCGTCAGCGGCGTCGGCGTCGAGATCGGCCTCGCCGCCCGTCACGGCTCCACCACCCGGACGCCCTCGGTCGCCAGCTCGGCGCGGAACGCCTCCTCACAGCCCTGCGTGAACGAGAGGGCGGTCTCCGTCGCGTCGCTCTCGTCGAGCGCGACGATGCAGCCGCCCCCGCCGGCGCCGGTGAGCTTCGCGCCGTGCGCGCCCGCGTCACGCGCGGCCCATACCATCGCGTCGAGCGACCGCGCGGAGACGCCGAGCGCGGCGAGTAACCCGTGGTTGAAGTCCATCAGCTCGCCCAGCCCCGCGAGCAGCTCCGGCTCCGGGGCGCTCTCCGGGTCGGCGTCGGCGAGCAGCCCCTCGCCCGTCCGGACGAGGTCCCCGACGGACTCGACCGTGTCCGCGGCGAACTCGTGTTCCTCGCGCAGGGCGCGGACGCCGGCGACCAGTTCGCCGGTGTCGCCCGCGCCGCCGTCGAAGCCGACGACGAACGGGAGGTTCGGGGCGTCGATCGGCTCGCAGTCGTCGCCCTCGACCCGCACCGCGCCGCCCATCGTCGAGCAGAAGGTGTCGGCGCGGGAGGCCTGTCCGTCCTGTACTTCGAACTCGGCCTGATACGCCCGCTCCGCCAGTTCGCGTCGGTCGAGCGGCTCCCCGAGCGCGCGGGTCGCGGCGTCGATGCCCGCGACGACCACGGCCGCGGACGAGCCCAGTCCCGCGCCCAGCGGGATGTCGCTCTCGACGGTGATGTCGAAGCCCGCGTCGGGCGCGTCGGCGGCGTCCCGCGCCTGCTCGACGGCCGCGTCGACGTACCCCATCGCGGCCTCGACGAGCGGGGTCGGCACGTCGACGTCGGGGCGGTCGCCCGTGCCGCCGGCGTACTCCACCGTGAACCCGTCCAGAGAGAGGTCCTCGGCCTCGACGCGCACGTGGTCGTCCTCGCGGGGCTCGGCGCGCACCGTCGCGCGTCGCTCGATGGCCGCCGGCACCGCCGGCTCGCCGTAGACGACGGCGTGTTCGCCGAAGAGGTACACCTTCCCCGGCGCTTCGCAAACGGTCATACGGCGACCGTCGCTCCGCGGGCTTACAGTCGTTGCGCTTGCCGAGTTCCGGCCCGCGGCGAGGGGTCACTCCTCCGTTCGACCCGGATCGCGGTCGCGGATCGTCTCCCGGCACCGGATCGCACGGCGCAGTCCGATCTCCGCCACGTCCCCGCCGCACTCCGCGGTCCGCCGCAGCGAGCGCGAGACGCGACGGAGCTCCGCCGCCCCCTCGCCCGCGTCGTCCAGCCCCCGGTCCAGCGCGTCGATCCGGTCGCGAGCCCGGGAGAGGTCGCCGATCGCGCTCCGAGCGACGTCGGCGCCCTCGTCGCCGAGGGCGACGCTCACGCCGTCGGACACGACCTCCCGGACCGCGGCGCCGACGTCGCGACACGTCTCCAGCCGGGGCTCCGACGGCGGGGCGTCGAGCGACGCCGCGGCGTCGCCGATGTCCGCCGCCGCGTCGCGGAAGCGGCACAGCTCCCGCATCGCCGTCCACGACTCGAACAGCTCCGGCCGGGTCGTCCCGAGCGCGTCGACCTCGCCCAGGTCCGCCATGCCGCGGGAGACGGAGCGGTCGATCATCGAGGCGAGGCGGTCGACCTGCCCGTCGCGAGAGCCGATCGGCGACGAGTCGGGAGGCGTCGCCAGCGCCTCGACCGCCTCGCGGTGTATCGAGCGCACCGTGAACGCCAGCTGTCGGAGTGACTGGCTCACGGAGACCTCCCGCGAGTCCAGCATGATCCGGACCGTCGTCGCGGTCTCCGACTCCGCGGCCACGGACATCCCGATCCGGTCGCGGGCGACCCGCTCGACGACGCGCCGTTGGTCCGAGGTGATCGGCTCGTCTCGTTCGAGCGTGACCTCGCGCGCGCCGGCGGCGTAGGCCGCTCGCAGCGCCCGCGCTATCACCTCCGGGTCGGCCGACTCGATCCGGGCGACGGGCGGCTCACAGTCCTCGCCGTCCCCGGTCTGGACCGCCAGCACGCCGTCGATGTGGTCGTGGAGCGTCACGCTGTCGCCGGACGTGACGCCCTGCGACTCCGCCCACTCCTTCGGGAGCGAGACCGTGTACGTTCCGTTTCCCACGGTCTGTACCTTTCGTGACTCCATCTCAGTAGAGCAGCTCCGGGTCGTTTTCGATCATGTAGAGGGTGCGCGCCGCGATGTTGACGGCGTGGTCCGCGACCCGTTCGAGGTCCCGGACCGTCAACAGCACCCGCGATACGTCGTCCAACACCCGCTCGACCTCCCACCCGTCCCCGTCGCTTCCCGCGATAAGGTCGCGGGTGACGCTCTCGCTCGCGCGCTGACAGAGCGCGTCGACCTCGTCGTCGTCGGCCGCGACCGCCCGGCACGCGGCCGCGTCCTCGGTCTCGTACGCGGCGAGGCTCCGTTCGAGGAGTGCGCGCGCCGCCTCGCCGATCGCGTCGAGCTGTACCTCCGGCGAGAGCGTCTCCGTCGCGGTGCGGAGGTAGTTGGCGAGGTTGACCGCGAGGTCGCCGATCCGTTCGAGGTCGGTGACGATCTTGAACGAGGCGGTGACGAACCGGAGGTCTCCGGCGACCGGCTGCTGGAGCGCGAAGAGGTCGACGCAGCGGTCCTCCAGGCGCAGGTACGTCTCGTTGATTTCGGCGTCGGCCTCGACGACCGACTCCGCGAGCGACTCGTCGCGGCGTTCGACGGCGTCGAGGCTCCGTTCGACCTGCCCGGTCACCTGATCGCCCATGGCCAGCACGTCCGAGCGGAGCTCGTCGAGCGAGTCCCGGTACTGTTCTCGGGGCATGGGATCACCCGAACTTGCCGGTGATGTAGTCTTCGACGCGCTCGCTGTGGGGGTCCTCGAACACCTGGTCGGTGTCGCCGTACTCGACCAGCTCGCCGCCCGTGAGGAAGACGGCGGTCTGGTCGGATATCCGGGCCGCCTGCTGCATGTTGTGCGTGACGATGACGACCGTGTACGTCTCCGAGAGGTCGTCGATCAGGTCCTCGATCTTCGCGGTGGCGATGGGGTCGAGCGCCGAGGCCGGCTCGTCCATCAGGATGATCTCCGGGTCGACCGAGAGGGCGCGGGCGATACAGAGGCGCTGCTGTTGCCCGCCCGAGAGCCCGAGCGCGTTGTCGTCGAGGCGGTCGCTCACCTCGTCCCACAGCGCCGCGTCGCGCAGGCACCGCTCGACGAGCTCGTCGCGCTCCTCGGCGTCGCTCCGGTTCAGCAGCCGGGCGAGGAGCCCCGTGTCGAGGTCGCCGTGCTTCTTCGGGCCGTAGGCGACGTTCTCGCGGATCGACTTGGGGAACGGGTTCGGCGACTGGAACACCATCCCGACCCGCTTCCGGAGCTCGACGAGGTTGACGCCGTCCTGGTAGATCTCCCGGCCGTCAAGCTTCACCGACCCGTCGACCCGCGCAGAGCTGATGCGGTCGTTCATTCGGTTGAGACACCGGAGGTACGTCGACTTCCCGCAGCCGGAGGGCCCGATCAGCGCGGTGACGCTCTGCTCCGGTATCTCCATCGAGACGCCCTTCAGCGCGTGGTCGTCGCCGTAGTGGACGTCGAGGTCCTCGACGGCCATCTTTGCCTCGCCCCGGAACTCGTAGTCGGTCCACTCGTCGCGGGTCCGCTCGGCGGTCTCGCCCGTCGTCGTGGTCGGCGAGCGGTCGTCCGTCGGTGCGGTGTCTGTCGTCGCGGTCTCCGTCTGCGTCCGTGGGGTAGTGTTCTCGCTCATTGGGTTCAGGTGTGCTTGAGGCGCCGCCGGAAGTAGTAGCGCGTCGCGATGCCGATCGCGTAGAAGGAGAGGACGACTAACAGGAGGACCAGCGCCGTCGCCCAGCGGAACTCGTCCGCGTTGCCGACGTTGCTGCTCGCGCCGACGCCGGCCGAGATGAGGGCGTACAGCTGGTACGGGAGCGCTGAGGTCGCCTGGAGGAGCTCCGGGTTCGCGACGAACGGCGGCGTCGACGTGAACCGGAAGCCGCCGATGACGTTCGCCGTCTGCGAGCCGGTGACGAACGTCCCGCCGGCCATCGTCAACAGGATGGGCGCCGTCTCGCCGGCGATCCGACCGACGCCGAGGATGACGCCGGTGACGACGCCCGGGAGCGCAGCCGGCAGGACGACGCTGCGGATCGTCTGCCACTTCGAGACGCCGAGCGCGGCGCTCGCGTCGCGGTACTCGTCCGGCACCGAGAGCATCGCCTCGCGGGAGGTGATCACCACGAGCGGGAGGAGCATGAACCCGAGCGTGATCATGCCCGAGAGCAGCGACTTCCCGTTTCCGAACCGCGGGACGAGGAAGGCGAACCCGAACAGCCCGAAGACGATGCTCGGGGTGCTCCACAGCCCGTTGGTCGCGACCTCGACGACCTGCGTGAACCGGCCGCGGTCCGCGTACTCGGTGAGGAAGACGGCCGCCCCGACGCCGAGCGGAACCGCGAGCGTGACCGCGCCCGCCACGAGCCAAATCGTGCCGACGATCGCGGGCAGCACGCCCTGGAAGTCGTTGAAGAGGGCGACGCCGTTCATCACGAACGGGACCGAGACCGGGAGCGCGACCGACACGCCGAGGATCGACGTCGTCGGCCCGCTCCCGAACCCGAGCTCGGCGCCGTTCAGAAGGCCCGGGACCCCTTGAACGACCACGAAGGCGACGAGGATGAACAGGAAGGCGACGATCGAGAGCGCGTTGAGGTAGACGAGCACGTACGCGCCCATGTGTCGCCCGCGAGCCCCGAAGCCGCCGTACGCCTTCGCCGACGCCCAGCCGCCGTACAGCGCGCTGAACAGCGTCGACGCGGGGATGAGGAACTCCGCGGTGATCGCGGCCTGCTGTTCCCAGTCCAGCTCCCACGCCCACTCCGGGCCGACGACGCCGGTCAGGAACACGAGCCCCGTCAGCGCGAGGAGAGTCCCCAGCGGGAGCGTCGACCCGAGGTCCTCCCGCGGCAGGACGGTGAGCGCGAACGCGACGCCGCCGGCGGCGATGCCGGCGACGACGCCCGCGGCCGTGCCGAGCCCGAGCGTCTGGCTCGCGACGCCCCCGCCGACGACGACCCACGGGACGGCGGCGCCGAAGCCCGCGATGAGCCCGGTACTCGGGTCCGGGTCCGTCTCGACGTAGCCGAGGCGCGACCCGGCCCCGAAGGCGACCACCGCGACGCCGAGGGCGGTCAGGAGACCGCCGAGCAGCGTCACGGTCCGGACGCCGAACAGCGAGCCGGTGAGGCTGACGCGCTCGAACAGCGCCGCGACCGCGAGGGCGAACAGGACCGCCGAGAGTCCGACGGCCACGCCCGCGACGGCGTCCGTCTCCGTGGTCTCCGACTCGACCAGCTTCGCGTCGGTCTCGCTGGCACCGGCCATCAGACCTCACCCCCGAGCCGCTCGTGCATCCGCCATTCGATGTACTGCGCGCCGATCGAGATGACGAGGACGGTAACGAACAGGATGACGCCCGCGACGAACAGGGCGTCCATCTGGAGCCCGTCCGCCTCGCCGTAGTTCCGCGCGATGATCGAGGTCAGCGTCTCCTGCCCGTAGAAGACGTTGACGAGCGGGTCCGTGAGCCGCGGCACGCCGCGGAGCATCACCGTCGCGGCCATCGTCTCGCCGATGGCGCGGCCGACGCCGAGCAGGACCGCGGCCGACACGCCGGAGAACGCGGCCGGCAGCGTGATCGAGGTCATCGTCTGCCAGTCGGTGGTGCCCATCGCCAACGACCCGCTCTTCATCGACTCGGGGACGCTGCTCAGCGCGTCCTCCGCCACGGAGACGACGGTCGGAAGCGCCATCACTCCGACGACGATGCCGACGAACAGGTACGACCCCTGTCCGGTCGTTTGGAACTGGTCTGAGGCCCACGGGCCGAGCACGGTGAAGCCGATGAACCCGTAGACGATCGAGGGGATGCCGGCGAGGATCTCGACGCCGGGCTTGACGACCTCGCGGACGGTGGCCGGAGCGATCTCCGAGAGGAAAAGCGCCGCGGAGACGCCGAGCGGCGCGGCGACGGCCGACGCGATGAGCGTCACCATCACCGTGCCGTGGATCATCGGGACCATCGAGTAGCGGATCGGCGGCGAGACCGCGTCCCAGTTCGGCTGGATGAACATTCTGAGCCCGGGGACCGTGATCCCGAACACCGTCGCGCTCTCGTACCGGATCACCGGGATCGACTCCCGGAAGATGAACACGATGATCAGCCCGAGGATGAGGATGGTCGACACCGTCATCATCAGCGCGATGACGTACGCCGTCTCCTCCTGGTACCGGAACCAGCCGACCCCCGCGGCGGTGAGGAAGACCACGAAGGGGACGATAGTCAGGTTCGAGACGGCCAGGAACCCGACGAGCGTACCGAGCAGCGACAGCGTCATCACGGAGATGATCGCCAACGCGGGCGGTTCGGTCTCGTCGGCGAACTCCCTGAGCCGCCTGAGCTGCGCGCCCAGCGCGTCGATCGCCCGTCTACCCGGGGCAGTTAGTACCGATGGCATGTGTCTGGTATCGAAAGCATTCGCGTTTTGTGTGTCGTAGAAGCGATATTGGTGTCGTGTGTGAACGCCGACGGCCGCGAGGAAACGGGCGGTGGCGGGGGCCGGTCGGCGCGACACGCTCCCCTCGGGCGGCGGACCTCGGTCGTCGGGCTACGGCGAGAGGAGCTCTTCCGTCGCGACCGCCGAGACCTGGTCTTTCATCGACTGGAGGTCGCTGGTCGGGAGCGGGATGTAGTTGTTCCCCTCGACGAAGACGGTCTGACCGTACTCGTTGAGGAACATGTTGACGAACGCCGCCTCGCGCCGGTCGTAGCCGCCGCCGTTCGGGTTGTCCTCCTCGATGAGCGTGTACATGTGGAGGTCGCGGTTGAGCGGGTACTCGCT of Halorubrum trapanicum contains these proteins:
- the pstB gene encoding phosphate ABC transporter ATP-binding protein PstB; translated protein: MSENTTPRTQTETATTDTAPTDDRSPTTTTGETAERTRDEWTDYEFRGEAKMAVEDLDVHYGDDHALKGVSMEIPEQSVTALIGPSGCGKSTYLRCLNRMNDRISSARVDGSVKLDGREIYQDGVNLVELRKRVGMVFQSPNPFPKSIRENVAYGPKKHGDLDTGLLARLLNRSDAEERDELVERCLRDAALWDEVSDRLDDNALGLSGGQQQRLCIARALSVDPEIILMDEPASALDPIATAKIEDLIDDLSETYTVVIVTHNMQQAARISDQTAVFLTGGELVEYGDTDQVFEDPHSERVEDYITGKFG
- the pstA gene encoding phosphate ABC transporter permease PstA, which produces MAGASETDAKLVESETTETDAVAGVAVGLSAVLFALAVAALFERVSLTGSLFGVRTVTLLGGLLTALGVAVVAFGAGSRLGYVETDPDPSTGLIAGFGAAVPWVVVGGGVASQTLGLGTAAGVVAGIAAGGVAFALTVLPREDLGSTLPLGTLLALTGLVFLTGVVGPEWAWELDWEQQAAITAEFLIPASTLFSALYGGWASAKAYGGFGARGRHMGAYVLVYLNALSIVAFLFILVAFVVVQGVPGLLNGAELGFGSGPTTSILGVSVALPVSVPFVMNGVALFNDFQGVLPAIVGTIWLVAGAVTLAVPLGVGAAVFLTEYADRGRFTQVVEVATNGLWSTPSIVFGLFGFAFLVPRFGNGKSLLSGMITLGFMLLPLVVITSREAMLSVPDEYRDASAALGVSKWQTIRSVVLPAALPGVVTGVILGVGRIAGETAPILLTMAGGTFVTGSQTANVIGGFRFTSTPPFVANPELLQATSALPYQLYALISAGVGASSNVGNADEFRWATALVLLLVVLSFYAIGIATRYYFRRRLKHT
- the pstC gene encoding phosphate ABC transporter permease subunit PstC, encoding MPSVLTAPGRRAIDALGAQLRRLREFADETEPPALAIISVMTLSLLGTLVGFLAVSNLTIVPFVVFLTAAGVGWFRYQEETAYVIALMMTVSTILILGLIIVFIFRESIPVIRYESATVFGITVPGLRMFIQPNWDAVSPPIRYSMVPMIHGTVMVTLIASAVAAPLGVSAALFLSEIAPATVREVVKPGVEILAGIPSIVYGFIGFTVLGPWASDQFQTTGQGSYLFVGIVVGVMALPTVVSVAEDALSSVPESMKSGSLAMGTTDWQTMTSITLPAAFSGVSAAVLLGVGRAIGETMAATVMLRGVPRLTDPLVNVFYGQETLTSIIARNYGEADGLQMDALFVAGVILFVTVLVISIGAQYIEWRMHERLGGEV